Proteins found in one Micromonospora sp. WMMD1082 genomic segment:
- a CDS encoding PLP-dependent aminotransferase family protein: MSSSQLLVVLDRDSPVPLQQQLCEQIGGSVRSGRLRPGDPVPPSRELAHQLGVSRTVVTRAYELLRANGVLTARRGSGTRVSGELPDERRESGPALRAPLRPEPPLPTDTGSGLWQPWEPAPTHLPDAAYDFRHGTPALASFPVARWRQSLAAAVSRADATTLGYGPAEGTPALRTRIAALLRRSRAFDAAPEHTVVTSGATQAMDILVRLLVGPDEVVVIEDPSHTVLRQIFGYSRAAVVPVPVDEEGLRVDEIDDRVRAHGHHPGRVRLVYVTPSHQFPTGFVMSERRRRELLRWARGRAATVLEDDYHNEFTFAPGRLSALAADARDADVVYVGSFSKTLFPSLRIGYAVLPPHLVRPFLGVKWITDRLTPTVTQAALAEFIGSGAYARHISRMDRLYRQRRARLLEALYEHFGAGVRISGAAAGLHVLVTLSDAPGTEESAIVRAAAARDVRVYPASGYFAIRPPVEPTFLIGYAALSTARITEGVALLAAAVRQATAR, encoded by the coding sequence GTGAGTTCATCCCAGCTTCTCGTCGTGCTGGACCGCGACAGTCCGGTGCCGTTGCAGCAGCAACTGTGCGAGCAGATCGGCGGGTCCGTCCGATCCGGCCGGCTGCGTCCGGGCGATCCGGTGCCGCCCAGCCGGGAACTGGCGCACCAGCTCGGGGTATCCCGGACCGTGGTCACCCGGGCGTACGAGCTGCTGCGCGCCAACGGGGTGCTGACCGCGCGGCGCGGGTCCGGCACCCGGGTCAGCGGTGAGCTGCCGGACGAGCGTCGGGAGAGCGGACCGGCCCTCCGGGCGCCGCTGCGCCCCGAGCCGCCGCTGCCCACCGACACCGGCAGTGGGCTGTGGCAGCCGTGGGAGCCGGCGCCGACGCACCTCCCGGACGCGGCGTACGACTTCCGGCACGGCACCCCGGCGTTGGCCAGCTTCCCGGTGGCCCGGTGGCGGCAGTCGCTGGCCGCGGCGGTGAGCCGCGCCGACGCCACGACGCTGGGTTACGGGCCGGCCGAGGGGACGCCGGCGTTGCGTACCCGGATCGCCGCGCTGCTGCGACGCAGCCGGGCGTTCGACGCGGCACCGGAGCACACCGTGGTGACCAGCGGCGCCACCCAGGCGATGGACATCCTGGTCCGGCTGCTCGTCGGCCCGGACGAGGTGGTGGTGATCGAGGATCCCAGCCACACGGTGCTGCGGCAGATATTCGGCTACTCCCGGGCGGCGGTGGTGCCGGTACCGGTGGACGAGGAAGGGCTGCGGGTCGACGAGATCGATGACCGGGTCCGCGCGCACGGCCACCACCCGGGGCGGGTGCGCCTCGTCTACGTCACCCCGTCGCACCAGTTCCCGACCGGGTTCGTCATGTCCGAGCGGCGGCGGCGGGAACTGCTGCGGTGGGCGCGCGGGCGTGCCGCCACGGTGCTGGAGGACGACTACCACAACGAGTTCACCTTCGCTCCCGGGCGGCTCTCCGCGCTGGCCGCCGACGCGCGGGATGCCGACGTGGTCTACGTGGGCAGCTTCAGCAAGACCCTCTTCCCGTCGCTGCGCATCGGGTACGCGGTGCTGCCGCCGCACCTCGTCCGGCCGTTCCTCGGCGTCAAGTGGATCACCGACCGGCTGACTCCGACGGTGACCCAGGCGGCACTGGCCGAGTTCATCGGTTCGGGTGCGTACGCCCGACACATCAGCCGGATGGACCGCCTCTACCGGCAGCGTCGGGCCCGGCTGTTGGAGGCGCTCTACGAGCACTTCGGAGCGGGGGTACGGATCTCCGGTGCCGCAGCCGGGCTGCACGTACTGGTGACCCTGAGCGACGCGCCCGGCACCGAGGAGTCGGCGATCGTGCGCGCCGCGGCAGCGCGGGACGTGCGGGTCTATCCGGCCTCGGGCTACTTCGCCATCCGGCCGCCGGTGGAGCCGACGTTCCTGATCGGGTACGCGGCGCTGTCCACCGCCCGGATCACCGAGGGAGTGGCGCTGCTGGCCGCCGCGGTGCGGCAGGCGACAGCTCGGTGA
- a CDS encoding UbiD family decarboxylase: MGPRVPVDLRHALASLDLLPGEMVRVTEELPARYGVSARYAPWAGTPAAPPTGPGPAMLFDRVRPDHGPTRAVLMGLYGTRRRAAGLLGCTPAELPHRLLAAVRSPRPPATAPAPASWPRQTLPLDLTELPVPVLTEEDAGPYLTLGAVLATDPQTGVRNLSVHRMCVQGPDTLTIWMVPGRDLGLAYEAALRRGSPLPVAVHLGLGPAVLLSSCCPTSLAPPSLDELAVAGALAGQPVELLPCQTVDAEFITHAEYVIEGELLAETAPENRHGTVATPEFLGYQGRAHPALPLLRVTAITARENPILQAVSGPGHEQSVLLGFGMEAAVLDLLERRDVPVRAVHCHTAGGGLLMVVLQVAKRGAADDAAVRAGAEAVLTEFRMAKLVLCVDEDVDIESDQDLWWAMVTRLQADLDVTVFADREGFALDPSQHTGYSPTLSADGRTAKAVFDCTVPYAQRARFRRPRFTELSPAAPRRPAAPLPR; this comes from the coding sequence ATGGGTCCTCGCGTCCCCGTCGATCTGCGGCACGCCCTGGCCAGCCTCGACCTGCTGCCCGGCGAGATGGTGCGCGTCACCGAGGAACTACCCGCTCGCTACGGCGTCTCGGCGCGCTACGCCCCCTGGGCCGGCACTCCGGCGGCGCCACCCACCGGCCCCGGGCCGGCCATGCTCTTCGACCGGGTCCGGCCGGACCACGGCCCCACCCGGGCCGTGCTGATGGGCCTCTACGGCACCCGCCGCAGGGCGGCCGGCCTGCTCGGTTGCACCCCGGCCGAGCTGCCGCACCGGCTACTCGCGGCGGTACGGTCGCCGCGCCCGCCGGCAACCGCCCCCGCCCCGGCCAGCTGGCCGCGTCAGACGCTGCCGCTCGACCTCACCGAACTGCCGGTACCGGTGCTCACCGAGGAGGACGCCGGGCCGTACCTGACGCTCGGCGCGGTACTCGCCACCGACCCGCAGACCGGCGTACGCAACCTCTCCGTGCATCGGATGTGCGTGCAGGGACCGGACACCCTCACCATCTGGATGGTTCCGGGGCGGGATCTCGGGCTCGCCTACGAGGCGGCACTGCGCCGGGGTTCTCCGCTACCGGTGGCGGTCCACCTCGGGCTCGGCCCGGCGGTGCTGTTGTCCTCCTGCTGCCCGACGTCGCTGGCGCCACCCAGCCTCGACGAACTGGCCGTGGCCGGTGCCCTCGCCGGCCAGCCGGTGGAGCTGCTGCCATGCCAGACGGTGGACGCCGAGTTCATCACGCACGCCGAGTACGTCATCGAGGGCGAGTTGCTGGCCGAGACGGCACCGGAGAACCGGCACGGCACCGTGGCCACCCCGGAGTTCCTCGGCTACCAGGGCCGGGCGCACCCGGCGCTGCCCCTGCTCCGGGTCACCGCGATCACCGCTCGGGAGAATCCCATCCTGCAGGCCGTCTCCGGCCCCGGCCACGAGCAGTCGGTGCTGCTCGGCTTCGGCATGGAAGCCGCCGTGCTGGACCTGCTGGAACGGCGGGACGTACCGGTACGGGCGGTGCACTGCCACACCGCCGGCGGCGGCCTGCTCATGGTGGTGCTTCAGGTGGCCAAGCGCGGCGCGGCGGACGACGCCGCGGTACGCGCCGGCGCCGAGGCGGTGCTGACCGAGTTCCGGATGGCAAAGCTGGTGCTCTGCGTCGACGAGGACGTCGACATCGAGTCCGACCAGGACCTGTGGTGGGCGATGGTGACCCGGTTGCAGGCCGACCTCGACGTGACCGTGTTTGCCGACCGGGAGGGCTTCGCCCTCGACCCGAGCCAGCACACCGGCTACTCGCCGACTCTCTCCGCCGACGGGCGGACCGCCAAGGCCGTCTTCGACTGCACCGTGCCGTACGCGCAACGCGCCCGGTTCCGGCGGCCCCGCTTCACCGAGCTGTCGCCTGCCGCACCGCGGCGGCCAGCAGCGCCACTCCCTCGGTGA
- a CDS encoding chorismate mutase, translated as MSRDDAAVSRQDAAAPDATVGREDAAAPDAAAGPARIAELRTTIDALDQRIVGLLAERTRVVRELTVHKTDEPTVRSLDRVQQVLDRVRDLAIRDGMPPEVAVAAYRALIEELTRMQLRMLAERTAAAVPKGQ; from the coding sequence GTGAGCCGGGACGACGCCGCCGTGAGCCGGCAGGACGCCGCCGCGCCGGACGCCACCGTGGGCCGGGAGGACGCCGCCGCGCCGGACGCCGCCGCCGGTCCGGCCCGGATCGCCGAGCTGCGGACCACCATCGACGCACTCGACCAGCGGATCGTCGGGTTGCTGGCGGAACGGACCCGGGTGGTCCGCGAGCTGACCGTGCACAAGACCGACGAACCGACCGTCCGCTCGCTGGACCGGGTGCAGCAGGTGCTGGACCGGGTGCGCGACCTCGCCATCCGCGACGGCATGCCGCCGGAGGTGGCGGTCGCCGCCTACCGCGCGCTGATCGAGGAACTGACCCGGATGCAGCTGCGCATGCTGGCGGAACGCACCGCCGCGGCCGTCCCGAAGGGGCAGTGA
- a CDS encoding AraC family ligand binding domain-containing protein — MSTDQVSPPVGIDFPAAEWERWEKPGAEGRVKIAYVGGQRLRLLELPAGFDEHHWCLRGHTGYVLQGEFTIHFRDRSVPCRPGMGFVIPDDEEHRSQGSNAEPTVVFVVDEVAQP, encoded by the coding sequence ATGTCCACTGACCAGGTCAGCCCGCCGGTCGGCATCGACTTTCCCGCCGCCGAGTGGGAGCGGTGGGAGAAGCCCGGCGCCGAGGGGCGCGTCAAGATCGCGTACGTCGGGGGGCAGCGGCTGCGCCTGCTCGAACTGCCCGCCGGCTTCGACGAGCATCACTGGTGCCTGCGCGGGCACACGGGCTACGTGCTCCAGGGCGAGTTCACCATCCACTTCCGGGACCGCTCGGTGCCCTGCCGCCCCGGCATGGGCTTCGTCATCCCGGACGACGAGGAGCACCGGTCCCAGGGCAGCAACGCGGAACCGACCGTCGTCTTCGTCGTCGACGAGGTGGCGCAGCCGTGA
- a CDS encoding flavodoxin family protein, giving the protein MQSEATTVLAINGSERAGGNTDLAVEYAGRLIAARGATLHTIRLRDHRISPCSPCGDCNSRTTPCQLDDDVPALVEQMVGADALIYAAPVHGFGLAHLMQIFIERAGVGYLRFNRPLADKVGGVIVTGRRYSDSSVHNQIVNNLLLNRMILVGSGFPVLLRNTTGTPGLTDTEGMDALERMVHRMLDMVQLLKRHRRVIDDSVLPQRDRNERVPRPRPSGAVPTRGDIENVH; this is encoded by the coding sequence GTGCAGAGCGAAGCGACCACCGTCCTGGCCATCAACGGCTCCGAACGGGCCGGCGGCAACACCGATCTCGCGGTCGAGTACGCCGGCCGCCTGATCGCCGCACGTGGTGCCACCCTGCATACCATCCGACTCCGCGATCACCGGATCTCGCCGTGCAGCCCGTGCGGTGACTGCAACAGCCGTACCACGCCCTGCCAGCTCGACGACGACGTTCCCGCCCTGGTGGAGCAGATGGTCGGCGCCGACGCGCTGATCTACGCGGCACCGGTGCACGGCTTCGGCCTGGCCCACCTCATGCAGATCTTCATCGAACGGGCGGGCGTGGGATACCTGCGCTTCAACCGGCCGCTGGCCGACAAGGTCGGCGGGGTCATCGTCACCGGGCGCCGGTACAGCGATTCCTCGGTGCACAACCAGATCGTCAACAACCTGCTGCTCAACCGGATGATCCTGGTCGGCAGTGGTTTCCCCGTCCTGCTGCGCAACACGACCGGCACGCCCGGCCTCACCGACACCGAGGGCATGGACGCGCTGGAGCGGATGGTCCACCGGATGCTCGACATGGTGCAGCTGCTCAAGCGGCACCGGCGGGTCATCGACGACAGCGTCCTGCCGCAGCGGGACCGCAACGAACGCGTACCGCGGCCCCGCCCGAGCGGGGCCGTCCCGACCAGAGGAGATATCGAGAATGTCCACTGA
- a CDS encoding TrpB-like pyridoxal phosphate-dependent enzyme yields the protein MTVTKFVLPDSDIPTTWYNVVPDLPKGLPPMLHPGTREPITPADLEPLFAADLIEQEFSTAKEVEIPGPVLDIYRQWRPSPLVRAHRLEHHLGTPARIYFKYEGVSPAGSHKPNTAIPQAYYSKRDGVRRLTTETGAGQWGSSLSMACAYFDLDCEVFMVRVSYDQKPYRRGLMETFGASVSPSPSERTQAGRDALAADPHSTGSLGLAISEAVEAALHSGGAAKYSLGSVLNLVLMHQTIIGQEALLQFAMADDYPDVVIGAAGGGSNFAGLALPFLRRQFEGGSTVRLIAAEPTSCPSLTEGSYDYDFGDTAGLTPLAKMHTLGHEFRPPAIHAGGLRYHGMAPIVSALREIDLVAARAVPQTACFEAGVLFARSEGIVPAPESTHAVRVAVDEAVRCRETGEAKVIVFSLSGHGHFDMQAYIDYFAGKLTD from the coding sequence ATGACTGTCACGAAGTTCGTCCTGCCGGACAGCGACATCCCGACGACCTGGTACAACGTCGTCCCCGACCTGCCCAAGGGGCTGCCCCCGATGCTGCACCCGGGCACCCGCGAACCGATCACCCCGGCCGACCTCGAACCGCTCTTCGCGGCGGACCTCATCGAGCAGGAGTTCTCCACCGCGAAGGAGGTGGAGATCCCCGGCCCGGTGCTCGACATCTACCGGCAGTGGCGGCCCAGCCCGCTGGTCCGGGCCCATCGTCTCGAACACCACCTCGGCACCCCCGCGCGGATCTACTTCAAGTACGAGGGGGTCAGCCCTGCCGGCAGCCACAAGCCGAACACCGCCATCCCGCAGGCGTACTACAGCAAGCGCGACGGCGTACGCCGGCTGACCACCGAGACCGGCGCCGGCCAATGGGGCAGTTCGCTGTCGATGGCGTGCGCCTACTTCGACCTCGACTGCGAGGTCTTCATGGTCCGGGTCAGCTACGACCAGAAGCCGTACCGGCGCGGGCTGATGGAGACGTTCGGCGCCTCGGTGAGCCCGAGCCCCAGCGAGCGTACGCAGGCCGGTCGGGATGCCCTCGCCGCCGACCCGCACTCCACCGGCAGCCTCGGGCTGGCCATATCCGAGGCGGTGGAGGCGGCGCTGCACAGCGGCGGTGCGGCCAAGTACTCCCTCGGCTCGGTGCTCAACCTGGTCCTGATGCACCAGACGATCATCGGCCAGGAGGCGCTGCTGCAGTTCGCGATGGCCGACGACTACCCGGACGTCGTCATCGGCGCGGCCGGGGGTGGCTCCAACTTCGCCGGCCTGGCCCTGCCCTTCCTGCGCCGGCAGTTCGAGGGCGGCTCGACCGTCCGCCTCATCGCCGCCGAGCCCACCTCCTGCCCGTCACTGACCGAGGGCAGCTACGACTACGACTTCGGCGACACCGCCGGGCTGACCCCGCTGGCCAAGATGCACACCCTGGGGCACGAGTTCCGGCCGCCCGCGATCCACGCCGGAGGGCTGCGCTATCACGGGATGGCGCCGATCGTCAGCGCGCTGCGGGAGATCGATCTGGTGGCGGCGCGGGCGGTGCCGCAGACCGCCTGTTTCGAGGCCGGCGTGCTCTTCGCCCGGAGTGAGGGGATCGTGCCGGCACCGGAATCGACGCACGCGGTCCGGGTAGCGGTGGACGAGGCGGTGCGGTGCCGGGAGACCGGTGAGGCAAAGGTGATCGTGTTCTCGCTCTCCGGACACGGCCACTTCGACATGCAGGCGTACATCGACTACTTCGCCGGCAAGCTGACGGACTGA
- a CDS encoding MFS transporter translates to MWLKRFRALPRPLRMLVLASFINRAGMFVFPLLAVYLVQSRQLSVGAAGLLISVGSTGLLVGSLLSAPVCVRAGRRAALVTSLVLNAVGYLGLATVNGPPWTYAVLLFVALVGMGMFAPAANTLIADLAEPEQRPFAYTVSYIANNLGMGVGPLLGGLAAAYSYHLMFAGNILLGLVAAVTIRLFVPADTRRPAAAEPAGTTGRTGRRRDLDVAVVVLVSFCYVAPLIGLEYTLPLAVTGVLASSVAVVGAVYTINSLVVVTAGMLIERRIKAYPTRTLLIVAGLLWSGGMAILVFAFSLPAVLLSTVVWTLGEIIASVVVPTYIADHVEPSRVSGFMALNGFVLSAARLVVPMGLGLLWQTQGHQPVFYLLLLAPVIGVAAFALLRMRPPVPAAPAPTDLATTRP, encoded by the coding sequence ATGTGGCTGAAACGCTTTCGGGCCCTCCCCCGCCCGCTGCGGATGCTGGTCCTCGCCTCCTTCATCAACCGGGCCGGGATGTTCGTCTTCCCGCTCCTGGCCGTCTATCTGGTGCAGAGCCGGCAACTCAGCGTCGGCGCGGCCGGTCTGCTGATCTCCGTGGGCAGCACCGGCCTGCTGGTCGGTAGCCTGCTCAGCGCTCCGGTCTGCGTCCGGGCCGGTCGCCGTGCCGCGCTGGTGACCAGCCTGGTGCTCAACGCGGTCGGCTACCTCGGCCTCGCCACCGTCAACGGGCCACCCTGGACGTACGCGGTGCTGCTGTTCGTCGCGCTCGTCGGGATGGGGATGTTCGCCCCGGCGGCCAACACGCTCATCGCCGACCTCGCCGAACCGGAGCAACGTCCCTTCGCGTACACGGTCAGCTACATCGCCAACAACCTCGGCATGGGCGTCGGCCCGCTGCTCGGCGGGCTGGCGGCGGCCTACTCGTATCACCTGATGTTCGCCGGGAACATCCTGCTCGGTCTGGTCGCGGCGGTCACCATCAGGCTCTTCGTACCGGCGGACACCCGGCGGCCGGCGGCGGCCGAGCCCGCCGGCACCACCGGACGGACCGGCCGGCGGCGGGATCTCGACGTGGCCGTCGTCGTGCTGGTGTCGTTCTGCTACGTCGCGCCGCTGATCGGCCTGGAGTACACGCTGCCCCTAGCGGTCACCGGCGTGCTGGCGTCCTCGGTGGCGGTGGTCGGCGCGGTCTACACGATCAACAGCCTGGTCGTGGTGACCGCCGGCATGCTGATCGAACGGCGAATCAAGGCGTACCCGACCCGGACCCTGCTGATCGTCGCCGGGCTGCTCTGGTCCGGCGGCATGGCCATCCTGGTCTTCGCCTTCTCGCTGCCGGCCGTGCTGCTCTCCACCGTGGTGTGGACCCTCGGAGAGATCATCGCCTCGGTGGTGGTGCCCACCTACATCGCCGACCACGTCGAGCCGAGCCGGGTGAGCGGCTTCATGGCGCTCAACGGCTTCGTGCTCAGCGCCGCCCGCCTGGTCGTGCCGATGGGGCTCGGCCTGCTCTGGCAGACCCAGGGGCACCAGCCCGTCTTCTACCTGCTCCTGTTGGCCCCGGTGATCGGCGTCGCCGCGTTCGCGCTGCTGCGGATGCGGCCGCCCGTCCCGGCCGCCCCGGCGCCCACCGATCTGGCCACCACCCGTCCCTGA
- a CDS encoding ATP-grasp domain-containing protein, whose protein sequence is MNRAILVIYRPAAGRYAAQFRSVVAAATDLGVTPVALVPTGPPPADTAGMPCFHADLDDREAVRSTVAAIVAAHPVDRIFPLFEGDVLTAAFCRRDHGIPGLDPEQALTFRDKNVMHRRATELGMPVARSCRPDTRGAVVEFAATAGWPVVIKPYAGWACGDTYRVDSAADLDRVWPLVADNRHDYRVEEYVRGVEYHVDSLLRDGVTVFDQLSRYTYSILEFRDEPGGTISRKHDLTPDERRILAANATVLRGFGMRTGVAHVEFFLRDDGEVLFGEAAARAGGGSIVPAIAAGRGINLAGEWCRLELDPGHLPTTTVGPEIGTEYLSSGRFGRITAITGADELRALDSVLDADVWKDVGDVLAPPTASNDVLGWYVCEGRDFDDVRARFKNIRDAFQVSTEPVEDASCG, encoded by the coding sequence ATGAACCGCGCGATCCTCGTCATCTACCGTCCCGCGGCCGGCCGGTACGCCGCCCAGTTCCGCAGCGTGGTGGCGGCGGCCACCGACCTGGGCGTGACTCCGGTGGCGCTGGTGCCGACCGGGCCACCGCCCGCCGACACCGCCGGGATGCCCTGCTTCCACGCGGACCTCGACGACCGGGAGGCCGTCCGGTCCACCGTCGCGGCGATCGTCGCGGCGCATCCGGTGGACAGGATCTTCCCGCTCTTCGAGGGCGACGTGCTGACCGCCGCCTTCTGCCGGCGGGACCACGGCATCCCGGGCCTCGACCCGGAGCAGGCGTTGACCTTCCGCGACAAGAACGTCATGCACCGTCGCGCCACCGAGCTGGGTATGCCGGTCGCCCGCTCCTGCCGACCCGACACCCGTGGCGCGGTGGTGGAGTTCGCCGCCACGGCGGGCTGGCCGGTCGTGATCAAGCCGTACGCCGGCTGGGCCTGCGGCGACACCTACCGGGTCGACTCGGCGGCGGATCTGGACCGGGTGTGGCCGCTGGTCGCCGACAACCGGCACGACTACCGGGTCGAGGAGTACGTCCGGGGCGTCGAGTACCACGTCGACTCGCTGCTGCGCGACGGCGTCACCGTCTTCGACCAGCTCTCCCGCTACACGTACTCCATCCTGGAGTTCCGCGACGAGCCCGGCGGCACGATATCCCGCAAGCACGACCTCACCCCGGACGAGCGGCGGATCCTGGCCGCCAACGCCACGGTGCTGCGGGGGTTCGGGATGCGTACCGGCGTCGCGCATGTGGAGTTCTTCCTCCGCGACGACGGCGAGGTGCTCTTCGGCGAGGCCGCCGCGCGGGCCGGCGGCGGCTCGATCGTCCCCGCCATCGCCGCCGGTCGAGGGATCAACCTGGCCGGCGAGTGGTGCCGCCTCGAACTCGACCCCGGGCACCTGCCCACCACCACGGTCGGCCCCGAGATCGGCACCGAATACCTCAGCTCCGGACGGTTCGGCCGGATCACCGCGATCACCGGCGCGGACGAGCTGCGGGCGCTCGACTCGGTGCTCGACGCGGACGTCTGGAAGGACGTCGGGGACGTGCTCGCCCCGCCGACCGCCTCCAACGACGTCCTCGGCTGGTACGTCTGCGAGGGACGCGACTTCGACGACGTCCGCGCCCGGTTCAAGAACATCCGGGACGCGTTCCAGGTGTCCACCGAGCCGGTCGAGGACGCGTCATGTGGCTGA
- a CDS encoding phenylalanine--tRNA ligase beta subunit-related protein, with translation MTQPRDGADALTVRIDDRVLTAVPAYVLGLIAVPAVQVAPADPTTASLLSTAEEALHRAGLDRAGVAEVPQIAAWRAAYQAVGVNPNRFPCAAESIARRVARGDRLPRINALVDLCNAISLGTALPVASCSVAGLTAIAVRPADGSETYLPLGAPDAPERPEPGEVIYADADGRAHSRRWNWRQGHLVRTEPGRHRLLLTVETAHPDGRADVEIAMSLLLPALEKLVGRPHTTRSAILDAGTTSAVFTTGPTGDEFSASPAGNHGGVRR, from the coding sequence ATGACCCAGCCAAGAGACGGCGCGGATGCCCTCACGGTCCGCATCGACGACCGGGTACTGACCGCCGTGCCCGCGTACGTCCTCGGCCTGATCGCCGTACCGGCGGTGCAGGTCGCGCCAGCGGATCCGACGACGGCGTCGCTGCTCAGCACGGCCGAGGAGGCGCTGCACCGCGCCGGCCTGGACCGGGCTGGCGTGGCGGAGGTGCCGCAGATCGCCGCCTGGCGGGCGGCGTACCAGGCCGTCGGGGTCAACCCGAACCGGTTTCCCTGCGCCGCCGAGTCGATCGCCCGGCGGGTGGCTCGGGGAGATCGCCTGCCCCGGATCAACGCCCTGGTCGACCTCTGCAACGCGATCTCGCTGGGCACGGCGCTGCCGGTGGCCTCGTGCTCGGTCGCCGGGCTCACCGCGATCGCCGTCCGGCCCGCCGACGGGAGCGAGACCTACCTGCCGCTCGGAGCCCCGGACGCGCCCGAACGGCCCGAGCCGGGCGAGGTGATCTACGCCGACGCCGACGGTCGGGCCCACTCCCGGCGCTGGAACTGGCGTCAGGGTCACCTGGTCCGCACCGAACCGGGCCGGCACCGGCTGCTGCTCACCGTCGAGACGGCCCATCCCGACGGCCGCGCCGACGTGGAGATCGCGATGTCCCTGCTCCTCCCCGCCCTGGAGAAACTGGTCGGGCGACCGCACACCACCCGGTCGGCGATCCTCGACGCCGGCACCACGAGTGCGGTGTTCACCACGGGGCCCACCGGCGACGAGTTCTCGGCCAGCCCCGCCGGAAACCACGGGGGTGTCCGTCGATGA
- a CDS encoding aminodeoxychorismate/anthranilate synthase component II yields the protein MRIVLVDAYDSFTHIIDQYLRTLGAQTVVIRSRTRTSEQLAALRPDAMVLGPGPGHAAESGHVELVRAFAGRIPLLGVCLGHQAIGLAYGGTIAVARHLMHGKTSLVEHDGRGVFAGAPAQLTVARYHSLIVADPVPAALAVTARSVDDGYVMGIRHHSLRVEGVQFHPESVLTEDGLRLFDNFLRGAPAALPA from the coding sequence GTGAGAATCGTGCTCGTCGACGCGTACGACAGCTTCACCCACATCATCGACCAGTACCTGCGGACGCTCGGCGCACAGACCGTGGTGATCCGTTCCCGGACCCGCACCAGCGAGCAACTCGCCGCCCTACGACCGGACGCGATGGTCCTCGGCCCCGGGCCCGGGCACGCCGCCGAGTCCGGTCACGTCGAGCTGGTACGCGCCTTCGCCGGCCGGATCCCGCTGCTCGGGGTCTGCCTGGGCCACCAGGCCATCGGGCTGGCCTACGGCGGCACCATCGCGGTCGCCCGGCACCTCATGCACGGCAAGACCAGTCTGGTCGAGCACGACGGGCGCGGCGTCTTCGCCGGGGCGCCGGCCCAACTGACCGTCGCCCGCTACCACTCGCTCATCGTCGCCGACCCCGTCCCCGCGGCGCTGGCGGTCACCGCGCGGTCCGTCGACGACGGCTACGTGATGGGGATACGCCACCACAGCCTGCGGGTCGAGGGGGTCCAGTTCCATCCGGAGAGCGTGCTGACCGAGGACGGGCTCCGCCTGTTCGACAACTTCCTGCGCGGCGCGCCCGCGGCACTGCCGGCCTGA